The following coding sequences lie in one Zingiber officinale cultivar Zhangliang chromosome 2B, Zo_v1.1, whole genome shotgun sequence genomic window:
- the LOC122045093 gene encoding serine/threonine protein phosphatase 2A 57 kDa regulatory subunit B' kappa isoform-like codes for MWKQFLCKLPRKSSKSDSSGSNVTTSSNGKPIHRTSSGSLVPSRSTTVKRTASSIFPSSVVTSIEPLLLFKDVPNTEKQNLLINKLNLCYVIFDFSDPNRNSAEKDMKRQALLDIIDYVDTGGSRFTEPTIAAICKMFASNLFRVFPPNTRSSTGGAETEEEEPVFEPAWSHLQLVYDLLLKFIESSSLDAKIAKKYVDHTFIVRLLHLFDSEDPRERDCLKAILHRVYGKFMAHRPFIRKMISNVFYQFMFETNRHNGIAELLEVFGSIISGFALPLKEEHKLFLCKVLIPLHKPKTLGIYHQQLTYCVIQFVEKEPKLVTSVLNGLLRYWPVINSQKEVMFLSELEEILETTNDVDIQKCVLPLFRRVGCCINSSHFQVAERALLMCNNDRVINLVSHNRQVVMPLILPALERNILTHWNQGVLNLTQNVNKVLCEMDEELFLACKRNFEEEETKQELTEQNRRMAWEYLETAAAFQPVTRNVAVLVKPVISPPVVAALS; via the exons ATGTGGAAGCAATTCCTCTGCAAATTACCTCGAAAGTCTTCCAAATCTGATTCTTCCGGCAGCAATGTGACGACCTCTTCGAACGGGAAGCCAATCCATCGGACCAGCAGTGGCAGTTTAGTTCCCTCCCGATCAACCACTGTCAAGCGGACTGCTTCTTCCATCTTCCCGTCAAGTGTTGTCACAAGCATCGAACCTCTACTTCTATTCAAGGATGTCCCCAACACGGAAAAGCAGAACCTTTTGATCAATAAATTGAATCTCTGTTACGTTATCTTCGATTTCTCGGATCCCAACAGGAACTCTGCTGAGAAGGATATGAAACGGCAGGCATTATTAGACATCATCGATTATGTTGATACTGGGGGTTCTCGCTTCACGGAACCCACCATTGCTGCTATCTGTAAGATGTTCGCCAGCAACTTGTTTAGGGTCTTCCCACCAAATACTCGATCCAGTACTGGCGGCGCGGAGACTGAAGAAGAAGAACCCGTGTTTGAACCAGCTTGGTCCCATCTGCAACTTGTCTATGATTTGCTCCTTAAGTTCATAGAGTCATCCTCACTTGATGCCAAAATTGCGAAGAAGTATGTGGATCATACATTCATTGTGAGACTGCTACACCTCTTTGATTCCGAGGATCCTAGGGAGAGGGATTGCTTGAAAGCAATCTTGCACAGGGTCTATGGAAAATTCATGGCACATCGGCCTTTCATCCGGAAAATGATAAGCAATGTATTTTACCAGTTTATGTTTGAGACAAACCGACATAACGGTATTGCTGAATTGTTAGAAGTTTTTGGTAGTATCATCAGTGGGTTTGCATTACCTCTAAAAGAGGAGCATAAACTGTTCTTGTGTAAGGTCCTAATTCCACTGCACAAGCCAAAAACACTAGGTATCTATCATCAACAACTGACTTATTGTGTGATACAATTCGTCGAGAAAGAGCCTAAGCTGGTAACATCAGTTCTAAATGGGTTATTGAGATATTGGCCTGTGATTAACAGTCAGAAGGAAGTTATGTTTTTAAGTGAGTTGGAAGAAATTTTGGAGACTACAAATGATGTGGATATCCAAAAGTGTGTGCTTCCGCTGTTCCGTAGGGTTGGATGCTGCATTAATAGTTCTCATTTCCAG GTTGCAGAGAGGGCCTTACTCATGTGCAACAATGACCGAGTGATTAATCTGGTGTCGCACAATCGACAAGTAGTAATGCCGCTAATCTTGCCGGCTTTAGAGAGGAACATTCTCACTCATTGGAATCAAGGTGTTTTGAACTTGACACAAAACGTTAACAAGGTATTATGTGAGATGGATGAAGAGCTATTTCTGGCCTGCAAAAGGAACTTCGAGGAGGAGGAAACGAAGCAAGAATTAACGGAGCAGAACCGAAGGATGGCCTGGGAGTACTTGGAGACTGCCGCGGCTTTCCAACCAGTAACTAGAAATGTAGCCGTCCTGGTTAAACCTGTTATTTCTCCACCAGTCGTTGCCGCACTCTCTTAA
- the LOC122045095 gene encoding protein SODIUM POTASSIUM ROOT DEFECTIVE 2-like, whose amino-acid sequence MGRSGLGRAFRCFSLAISTNSCICMNTCDEDDEPERRALIESQVLKIKDAFDGAKTLAFHLEPKTVVLRVSMHCNGCARKVQKHISKMEGVSSYEVDLGSKKVVVVGDITPFEVLESVSKVKFAELWLTPQPS is encoded by the exons ATGGGGAGATCCGGTCTGGGAAGGGCGTTCCGCTGTTTTTCTCTCGCAATCTCAACAAACTCCTGCATTTGCATGAACACTTGCGACGAAGATGATGAGCCTGAGAGGAGGGCTTTAATCGAGAGCCAGGTGCTGAAGATTAAGGATGCTTTTGATGGTGCCAAGACACTGGCTTTCCATTTGGAACCCAAG ACAGTGGTGCTGAGGGTCTCCATGCACTGCAATGGCTGTGCAAGAAAAGTTCAGAAGCACATCTCAAAGATGGAAG GAGTGTCCTCATACGAAGTGGACTTGGGCAGCAAGAAGGTGGTGGTGGTTGGCGACATCACTCCATTCGAAGTCTTGGAGAGCGTATCGAAAGTCAAGTTTGCAGAGCTGTGGTTGACTCCTCAGCCATCCTGA
- the LOC122045096 gene encoding protein HEADING DATE 3B-like isoform X1 — protein MEVGREEDKSMMPLFPRLHLNNADKRGPRAPPRNKMVLYERHNVASRRLGQPSSAMPLPHHNAPLPIPSNSSRQVGLHERDFLSLFRMPLSTPGLPSEIVDSRSSSMINHHSRKGDRPLKGLNYGNSSIMDLLQQQSFNCSYEKKLNQASYFRAPTFIRNGDHSQWRLEPITLYNSNSDESVKENRSLGIGDLDRNNETSQVSAEDAKYGLEIGPDKLPCLIGEQQFWKIQRVIINQQRVFAFQVAELHRLTKVQKWFAGSAHLLLEENPCLRKSSVKAPLKIPLLDIAQQNAMKQKDDQRKPYSKTESHQNPWYFHPQPNRWLVPVVSPSEGLVYKLCTPPGGIFPSVYGCCTNVGVPPVARGFVNTTFSVPAVASIKSYTQSSCNTSLSRSGVITSCSKELQASKVTELQGSSASNPHKETLIEAQQTMTLFPVAAFEGPLSCSSESSGHECPTRPIKPVPYKASSVLDAAASIFQATQAKRQKHNL, from the exons ATGGAGGTAGGGCGGGAGGAGGATAAGAGCATGATGCCTCTGTTCCCGAGGCTTCATTTGAATAATGCTGATAAACGTGGTCCGAGGGCACCTCCCAGGAACAAGATGGTGCTCTATGAGCGGCACAATGTTGCTTCCCGAAGGTTGGGTCAGCCGTCTTCTGCTATGCCACTGCCTCATCACAATGCTCCGTTGCCAATCCCTTCTAATTCTTCTAGGCAG GTAGGATTACACGAGAGagattttctttctctttttcgcATGCCTCTTTCAACACCTGGTCTTCCATCAGAGATAGTTGACTCTCGATCATCTAGCATGATAAATCACCACTCAAGGAAAGGAGATAGACCATTAAAGGGTTTGAATTATGGGAATTCAAGTATAATGGACTTGCTACAACAACAAAGTTTCAACTGTTCTTATGAAAAAAAGCTGAATCAAGCAAGCTATTTTAGAGCTCCTACATTTATTCGAAATGGGGATCATTCACAGTGGAGACTCGAACCAATTACTTTATACAACAGCAATTCAGATGAGAGTGTAAAGGAAAATAGATCCTTGGGAATTGGAGATTTAGATAGAAATAATGAGACTTCTCAGGTCTCAGCAGAAGATGCCAAATATGGTCTGGAGATAGGTCCTGATAAGCTTCCTTGTCTAATTGGTGAGCAGCAATTCTGGAAAATCCAAAGAGTTATTATCAA TCAACAGAGGGTTTTTGCATTTCAAGTGGCTGAACTGCATAGACTGACAAAGGTACAGAAGTGGTTTGCTGGATCAGCTCATCTGCTTCTTGAAGAAAATCCATGTTTGAGGAAATCTTCAGTAAAAGCACCCTTGAAGATTCCATTGCTTGACATTGCTCAACAGAATGCAATGAAACAGAAAGATGATCAACGAAAACCATACAGCAAGACTGAGAGTCATCAAAATCCTTGGTATTTCCATCCTCAGCCGAATCGGTGGCTAGTTCCTGTTGTGTCGCCTTCCGAGGGGCTTGTTTACAAGCTTTGCACACCACCAGGTGGCATCTTTCCTTCAGTTTATGGATGTTGTACTAATGTAGGTGTTCCTCCAGTAGCAAGAGGTTTTGTAAATACCACATTTAGTGTTCCAGCAGTTGCAAGCATCAAAAGCTACACTCAGAGCTCATGCAACACGTCCCTTTCAAGAAGTGGCGTGATCACAAGTTGTTCCAAGGAGTTGCAAGCATCTAAAGTCACCGAGCTACAAGGTAGTTCAGCAAGCAATCCACATAAAGAAACGCTAATTGAAGCGCAACAAACAATGACCTTATTTCCAGTGGCTGCATTTGAAGGACCTCTTTCTTGTTCATCAGAATCAAGTGGTCATGAGTGTCCAACTCGCCCCATAAAGCCTGTGCCTTACAAAGCCAGCTCTGTTTTGGACGCGGCTGCTAGCATTTTCCAAGCTACACAAGCCAAAAGGCAAAAACACAACTTGTGA
- the LOC122045096 gene encoding protein HEADING DATE 3B-like isoform X2, producing the protein MPLSTPGLPSEIVDSRSSSMINHHSRKGDRPLKGLNYGNSSIMDLLQQQSFNCSYEKKLNQASYFRAPTFIRNGDHSQWRLEPITLYNSNSDESVKENRSLGIGDLDRNNETSQVSAEDAKYGLEIGPDKLPCLIGEQQFWKIQRVIINQQRVFAFQVAELHRLTKVQKWFAGSAHLLLEENPCLRKSSVKAPLKIPLLDIAQQNAMKQKDDQRKPYSKTESHQNPWYFHPQPNRWLVPVVSPSEGLVYKLCTPPGGIFPSVYGCCTNVGVPPVARGFVNTTFSVPAVASIKSYTQSSCNTSLSRSGVITSCSKELQASKVTELQGSSASNPHKETLIEAQQTMTLFPVAAFEGPLSCSSESSGHECPTRPIKPVPYKASSVLDAAASIFQATQAKRQKHNL; encoded by the exons ATGCCTCTTTCAACACCTGGTCTTCCATCAGAGATAGTTGACTCTCGATCATCTAGCATGATAAATCACCACTCAAGGAAAGGAGATAGACCATTAAAGGGTTTGAATTATGGGAATTCAAGTATAATGGACTTGCTACAACAACAAAGTTTCAACTGTTCTTATGAAAAAAAGCTGAATCAAGCAAGCTATTTTAGAGCTCCTACATTTATTCGAAATGGGGATCATTCACAGTGGAGACTCGAACCAATTACTTTATACAACAGCAATTCAGATGAGAGTGTAAAGGAAAATAGATCCTTGGGAATTGGAGATTTAGATAGAAATAATGAGACTTCTCAGGTCTCAGCAGAAGATGCCAAATATGGTCTGGAGATAGGTCCTGATAAGCTTCCTTGTCTAATTGGTGAGCAGCAATTCTGGAAAATCCAAAGAGTTATTATCAA TCAACAGAGGGTTTTTGCATTTCAAGTGGCTGAACTGCATAGACTGACAAAGGTACAGAAGTGGTTTGCTGGATCAGCTCATCTGCTTCTTGAAGAAAATCCATGTTTGAGGAAATCTTCAGTAAAAGCACCCTTGAAGATTCCATTGCTTGACATTGCTCAACAGAATGCAATGAAACAGAAAGATGATCAACGAAAACCATACAGCAAGACTGAGAGTCATCAAAATCCTTGGTATTTCCATCCTCAGCCGAATCGGTGGCTAGTTCCTGTTGTGTCGCCTTCCGAGGGGCTTGTTTACAAGCTTTGCACACCACCAGGTGGCATCTTTCCTTCAGTTTATGGATGTTGTACTAATGTAGGTGTTCCTCCAGTAGCAAGAGGTTTTGTAAATACCACATTTAGTGTTCCAGCAGTTGCAAGCATCAAAAGCTACACTCAGAGCTCATGCAACACGTCCCTTTCAAGAAGTGGCGTGATCACAAGTTGTTCCAAGGAGTTGCAAGCATCTAAAGTCACCGAGCTACAAGGTAGTTCAGCAAGCAATCCACATAAAGAAACGCTAATTGAAGCGCAACAAACAATGACCTTATTTCCAGTGGCTGCATTTGAAGGACCTCTTTCTTGTTCATCAGAATCAAGTGGTCATGAGTGTCCAACTCGCCCCATAAAGCCTGTGCCTTACAAAGCCAGCTCTGTTTTGGACGCGGCTGCTAGCATTTTCCAAGCTACACAAGCCAAAAGGCAAAAACACAACTTGTGA